AGTGAAGACTGGACGCTCAACATGGAGATCTGTGACATCATCAACGAGACAGAAGAAGGGTAGGTGCTATCTCAGCAAGCTTCGAAGGGTTCACGAACACGTTCTTCTGGCCAGCTGCACTCGGCATGTGAGGAGGTGCAGTGAGTTTGGGGGGCAGGTGCTCATAACTTAAATGCAGTTTACATATTGCATTCAAGTTGCTTGGTTTTCCTGCTCCTCactcatttcagaaaaaatagtGTATGGTGCAGCATTTTCTGTGGTAGGTCTCTGCTTACGGGAGCTGACGTGAAAAACATGTACTAAGCATACTGTTCAAGGGGGTGCCTAAGTCTGTACTTCTAGGGTTCTTGTTTTCGGCAGCTGTATGTCTTCTCAGTGCTGCAATGCCATTCATTTCAGGTGGTAGAGAGCTTCTCTGATGCATCTCCCCCTTCAGCATCAGAAAAGCTATGCTGCTTGCAGTTTGCAGGAGAACTGATCGCTGCTGTTATGCCCTGGGCCTTTTTCTGAGTGGCTGTCAATCTTTCCTGCTTGATCAACATCCTGCCGTTTCAGAGGCCTCAGGCATTGCTCTGGCCTTGACTTCTATGATATCTTGTCTTCTCGCATAATTCTACATGACCCTAGTCTGGTTGTAGTCAAGTTATCTGAAGTTAACACACATGCTTATGTCCAGCTGGAAACAGTAAAGAAGGATTCCTTTTCCCACAGTCTGACATGTGAAAAGAGTGTCTGAACTATCTTTTAAAAATGGTATGTTTCTCCTTCAGTCCAAAGGATGCCATTCGAGCACTGAAGAAGAGGCTGAATGGAAACAAAAATTACAGAGAGGTCATGCTGGCTCTGACGGTGAGTGGGGGCAGGCTGGAATGCCTCAAAAGGACAGATCCCTTTTCTTTTGTCATTGTCCTTTTCCTGGAGCTCTCTTGTACGTACACACTCTTTGCTTTAACAGCCACTGCtctgtccttttcttctctccagttGCCTCCTCACTTCCTTGGGAAAGTCACTAGAAGCTTTGCATAGCATTGTTATGAccagattattttttatttttgggggggCTCTTACCCATCCCAAGTACTGACTGAGGAAAGTTAAAGTAGCCCAAATGGGATTGTGTACCCTTTGGGGCTTTCCCTTCTACTCTTATCTCCCTGTGCCCAGATGTTTCTCCACTCCTGGGCAACAGCTGCAGGCATACCTCCAAGTGAGGATGATGAACTTGCCATATTTTCAGCCTCACAGGTAGCTGGAGCACAATTTCCCTTGTGAATGGATCTGTGTAGGAGACTCACATTAATTTATGCTGTTCTAATTTCACTCAGTAAAGCCTCAATTATATTCTGTACACTTACGCAGCTCTGCTAGGGTGTGAGATAATTTGCAAGTGACCTTTCCTACTGATGACTTTAGCGAGGAGTTGCCTGGGTAGTGCAGCGCTCCACAAAGTGTGGTGTTGGGCAGGCTCTACACTGCAGCAGCGTGAGGAATGAGTAGCACTAACTAGATCGAGTTATACTGCTGTGGGTAGGTGATCTGTATGATTCTTGCACAGAGCCCTTGTTGCATCTCCCTGATGAAGCGTGACTGTACTTTCTGTCTTCTTGCCATTTCCTATCCTGGATTGTCATTTTGACAGATTACCAAAGACCAAACCATGAGATTATCCATTGTTCAGGAAAAAGGGAAATTCATCAGGAATGAGTCCGTGTCATCATGGCTGATGAAAGTAGCTGAAGTAGGAGAGTAATTACAAACTCCTCAGATACGGAGTTTCAGTGGTTATTAGGCATGGCTGTAAGGAGAAGTGACGCATTAGATTTATCTCCATGCTAATCATgttcttcagagaaaaatcaaCAGCTGTTCTTCCATGGCAATTGAATGGCAAGTGGAAGGTGCCTCTAGCTAGGTTGCAGGGGGAAAATGTGTCAAAGTATAACCTGTCAGAGCATTCACAAGGGAGTGTTTTGAAGGAATGATGATCATTCACCTGAATTCCCAGCTCTAAAACATGGCTTGTAGCTCAGAGCAACCTGGTCCAGCTGTGTTTTAGGTATATAGAAAATGGTGGAGTGCCACAACTTGGCACTTTCTCACTGTGACAGGATGTCCTCCGTCTTACCTGCTCTTAATGTGATGCTCCGGGTATTTAGCTGTTCAGCTGCACAAGTTGGAAAGTTCtactttgaagaggaaaaaacttTATATTTCTTTACCTTGAAAACAAGCACAGTTAGATTACACAAGTGCCCAATATATTAATGGTCAGCGAGGTACATCTAAATATGTGTATAGAGAAGGAATCTACTTGATGATattggggaagaagagaagaagaattGAGAGTGTAAGACTAAATTCTCCtctgtcttctctccctctcaTCCAACAGATTTAtaacaaaaacacaaaatcagAAACCAACCACATAGCTGCTGTGTGTGCGATCAAGCTTTGCTCCAACAATGgatgtttttttgtgtgtgtgtaggtgttgGAGACCTGTGTGAAGAACTGTGGCCATCGCTTTCATGTCTTAGTGGCAAACCGTGACTTCATAGATGGTGTTCTGGTGAAAATCATCTCGCCCAAGAATAACCCCCCCACTATTGTACAGGATAAAGTACTAGCGCTGATTCAGGTACACAGCTTGTCTCTGCTTCCATATGTTGTTTCCTGAAATAAGGACTGTCTGCTTCAGTGGTACGCATCGCTAAACATGCTGTCATCGTTGAAAAATGTAGCAGGCTTTttatatgtaaaaacaaacagtaTATCCAGATTGGTAGGGAAGAGCCGGCATGAACATGCACAGTAATTTTATCCAGGGAGAAATGTCTGGATTCTAGTTAAGATAGGTACCACTCTACTAAAACAGGGGGCTTTTTAAAGGATGAATAGATGGCTTTTGCAATTTGACAATCAAATCTAGAAGCTGGAGACCCGCCATCTTTCCAGCTCTGTGATGGGCTTGTCATTTGAGGCCGGGAAAATTTTAGAGGAGAATCGTGCTTTCACTGTCCATTGAAGAACTCCTACCTTCTCTGTGTCTGTTTCCCTGAGCGTAAAATGGAGCTGTTTGCCTCCTTTACAAAGTATTCTGAGTTCCTCTTAAAGATGGTTATAGAAAGTAAAGGGTCACATAGGAGTTAAAAAGTTTTTGGTGCCCCTTTTCTGGTTATTCTGCAGTAAAAGTGCACTGTCAGATGCTTGTTGTAGTGAGGAAGTTCAGACCTGGGCCTGTCtagcagtttttcttctgtgcagcATAACAATAAACAGCCATGTTAATTCCACAAACCATTAGCAACACATGAGGAAACATTGGTGCCTGCCTGGAGGAAATTTGACAATTATAGGAAGCTTTATCACTAAGCTCCTACCAGGCTATTGCATACATCAGAGACTAAAAGACACtgcatatttaaaattatataaaccTGCTGCAGTGTTTTGAGTGAGAAGGTATTTGCAAGTGCATGATGtagctttcaaaatatatttcttatttttgtggCAAAGCATGCAGTTGAATTCGTGGTTGTTTATTTGTTACGTGAATACACAGGCAGGACATTGTTAAAGCATAACAATGCAAGTAAGTGATTTCTAAACAGGAAATAGGCTGGGTGGGGAACCTAGGTGGGCATTTCATTAGGGCATGTGGGGCCCCTTTATTCCTGGTTTCTGATCTCAAGGCATTTCTAAAAATAGTGCAACATTAATGAAATTATTAAGAGTAATTCTTGTGCATCAGAGTGAGCCCATGGGTGTCTGCCTGCTTTGGTGGCAGAGCTGATAAGTGCGGTGACAGGGTGATGATATTAAATGATGTGCCATaaagagaaagtgtgtgtgtttcCGTACTGTTTGCTCTGCTGCAGTGTTTTAGAGGATGTTGGGTACGCTGAGACCTGGATTTAGGTGGATTCCCAGGCGTTAATGGAGCTAAAATGGAAGTGTTTGTAACATAACCAAAAAGCCACAGTCATTGCCCCAGTGTATTTAAACAGAGCTTTATCTGAATAGACTTCATGCAGCAGAGCTAAAAGCCTCATTTTGTTTGGGTACTAAATGCCTTTTGGTATAAACAGTCTGGGAATTATGGAAGTTGCCTGTGGGTGGGTTCTGTTGGTGTCTCTTTAGCTGGAGGTGGTAGGGGACTTTGTTTTCCAGATTGCCTGACAAGTTGGGAAAAGTGATTGCAGTCACTCATCTCATCTGCCCTATGGATATGCACACCCAGAATATCCCATATGTCATGACCACTTTGCTCAGCTTAGACTTTGCTTTTAGAGCTCCCTGCAGTTGGAGTTAACTCTCTTCCAGAGGGCTGATCTCTTCTCAGCTCTGCTCCACTAACATTAGCTTACATTTATCCTCTTCTGTAGGCTTTTCACAATTTGATATCAGAGAATTAATAAGTACAGAAATGAGAGGATTAATAGCACAAACTTGGAAGTGTGGAAAAAGGCTGCACAAACAGCATCTGTTTTCAGCCATATAACTCTTGTACTCCTGGGACTTCCCATAGCAAGGGTAGATAAAGCTTCCATGCAGTTTCTTATCTAGAGGCTTGACTGTTTTGAGATGTTGGACATCTCACTTTCTCAACCTATTTCCCAGTATACATGAATTAGCATATCATACATATTGGTTATCCTTGCTTCTTCACCTTGCTAAAAGGCCTTGGAAATATGCTTACTGCTGTGCCTCTGGCAAGAGCTTGCATATATCCTCAGAGTTCATAACACTTTCCTGCCCAGCAGCTGAGCGCTGTCATCAAAGATGGAGCATGGGGAGATTTTTAGTGGCAGGCCAAATTCTTCTGAGGGTACATGTGTTAGAAAGTGTctgacactggaaaaaatggtCCTGTGATGGTCACTGTTTAGGGGGCAGATTTGCAATGATATTTAGTTAACCTGTTTGCACACTGAAGTGCTGAGTGGGTTTTATACATCAGCATCCTTAACCATCTACCTTTAATAGCCTGGCCTAAGGACTTAGAAGATCTGAATTCACTCTCAGCTGTGTCGTGTGCTTCTTTGGACAACGGGCAAGTCTCCTGAGCTCTCTGTATAGCATCAGAACAGTTGATGCAGATGATTTATTCTAACAAAACTGAGAAGCAAACCCAGAATTCTTAGCTTGCAGCTGATAATGGATTGTCTCCTAGGCACATAGGGTAGGAAAGGCTGTCTCCTAGAACTGAGCAGAATAGGAATGTAagtttaaatattaattatttcttattttattttgctatccTTGATTTCCCTCCTCTCAAATGTGAAAGGTGGTTAAagatagcttttaaaataaaactaatcaaAGAACTAGTCTAAAAGTGATGATTAAAGGAATTAAGTTCAGAGCCCACACACACTTCTCTCAATAGTTCTCTGACACAGTGATACTCTACCTCACATGTGTGGGGGCTTGGGGaggatattttgtttttaactgagtcataatatttcaatttttccttCCCCTAAAATTTTAATACCTTGGCTAATTTCCAGCAAAAGTGACAGGCAGTAGAGGCTTTCAAGACACTGTGTTCCTAGAAGTTTCGTGAACACAGGAGTCTGGCTAGAGAAGGGAAACACTGAGTACTGCCACTGAAGGAAAAACTGAAGTGTGAACTGAAGTCTTTTTAGACACCAGAGAATTCATGCAGGAGGGATATTATGAGTGTTCTGGCTGTGGGAAATTCTCTCTTTAAACTTGTTCTTTCTGTCACACCAGGGTGTCCAAGTGTTGGATATGCTCTGTAAGAATccaggcttcattagttctgctgctcatGGGACTGCATGTTTCACAATATAAGAATCTCAGAAACTACCCTTTTTATTTAAGTTTGTTCCAAATAAAATACTGAAGAGAACTTGGcatttatgttttttcttcagcaatAAATGAAGAtgtttcataaaataaattaagatTACCTAAGATTATTGTTTGACCTTATGAATTTTGCTTAGATGAATTTAGTCTTtcatacaaacttttttttcattggTCATTGGCCATAGAATATGCGAGAAAAGATCAGCATGCAATCAGCGCTGAGTAAAAGAGGTAGGAAGAGGCTTTCATTTGCAATTACAGATGCTGATGCTGCCAGGGTTATACAAAGCTGCTATGCACTGGATTCCTGTCTATTTTGTATTCATATAAAGTGTGTATGTGATTGTCTTAATAATATTTGGAGGATCTTTTAGACCAGATCTAGTGGTTACAGCTTCCCTTTGAGGCTGAAATACATGAAAGCATTTGTAGTTAGTATCTGAGGTCAGGATGGAGTAGGAACTTCATTTGGAAGGTTTATGGATAATCCCTCATGTTTTCCAGGCTTGGGCTGATGCCTTTCGAAGTAGCCCTGATTTAACCGGAGTAGTGCATATTTATGAAGAACTCAAGAGGAAAGGCATAGAGTTTCCCATGGCAGATCTTGATGCTTTGTCTCCAATACACACGCCACAGAGGGTAAGCTGCAGCCTTGCAATTCCAGGGGCATTTTCCAGAGACATATAAATAGTTAGGTAAATactctttctcctcctgtttctCTGAGTTTGACTTGTTAAACTTACACAGAACTTTCTTAGTCCTGGTGGGACTTTTCAATAGTGAAAGAGAATGGAAGAAAAGCATAATGCAGCTGCATTTGACAAGCTGATAAGCTAATGGAATCTCCTCTCTTGAGTCAAACATCAATTTGAAAAGAGCAGAGTGTTTGGAGGAGGTTTGTACATTTGCCTTGTGTTACAAAACCACCAGACAAATGCAGCTAATTTGCTCAGGAAGAGTCCAGCAGGATATATTATTGagatttgcttctttttcctgagAGCGTAGTTGGTCCTGTTAGTGATAATTCTGAACAGGGACCTGCCTGTCTTTTAAAGGTGTGTAGAATCTGAATCTCCCACTGATCCCATGAGTTCAAGAGGTGTTTTACACCTTTGAAAAGACAGGTCTGTAAAGTTGACAAAACTAATGTTAGGAAGTAAGTTATTGATCACAGGTGTTCTGATTATTCACTCTGAGAATTCAAGTTAATGAAGTTTTGAAGTAGTAAATGCAAGTGATCAAAGACTGAAAGACTACAATTCTTGTGTCAAGATTAATTAAATCCAGTGTTTATGTATCACATCATTTTTTGTAAGCATGCAACCTAATTCCCAGTTTAAAATTGTTTATAACTGCTTATCCTTGgctcctgtttttgttttgcttcttacTTTTCTTGTAAAGGTAATTTGACTTAAATGTATGTGGGCTGGGTCGGAAGATAAGGGCATGCATTGTTGTTGTAGCTCTCTGTTTATGGGCTGGTCTGCCAGTCTGTTCTTGTAACTACACTGACCTTTTCCGTGAGGTGCAATTACATTCTATATTTGAACATATTTGGCCTGAGGTTGCTGACAAAGCAAGTGCTGTCACCATTCAGGTTTTGAACTTCTGTCTTTCTGATGTGACAGAGTGTTCCTGAAGTTGATCCTGCAGCAAATATGCACAATTCACAGTCCCAGCAGAGGATGAGCACCAGTTCTTACTCTTCGCCTTCTCCGACAGCATATTCTGCTCCTCAGGCCCCAGCTCTGAATGTGACTGGTCCCATCACTGCTAATTCTGAACAGGTATTGGGATGATGATTCTTCTGAGTGAGATTCTTTCAGTAAATCAAATTAGAAACCAGTTTTCAGAGGAACTTCACATTTATCTCTTCTGGCTTTGGGCATCTTAGGTCTGGTTCTACTTAGTAATCTCTCCTCCTATTTTACTGTAAAATCTAGATTTTAGATTTTTAGGTATGGCCTAATGGCACCAGTTTTGAAACCTCACAATCTGATGTACTAATCGACTTGGCAGCTGTGCAACAGGTAAAGAGTTATTCCATTTCTTTCTAATGAGTTAAGCTTGCATCCCCAAGACCCAAGAAAACACTGTAATATAGGATCTTGTTTTCTGTATGCAAAAATATTACCTTCATAGTCAAAGATCCTGCTCAAAAGTTCTTTTATCTTTCCCTATGTTTGAGTGAGGCACACAAGGTGTACTGCAACTGAGGTCATTGctgttttcattgctgttttcaaCTGCCTCCGCTTCCATACGAGCATAGCACATCTGGCTTTGTCATGGTAATGAACAGTCCTGcatagctcttttctttttctgttgctttttctaaAATTCTCTCCTGGCTAAACCTTTTATctttacctatttttttttccactggaataTCTGGAGCCTCACACGTCAAGTCAGACAGAACCAGAGGTATCACTAAGCCAGTTCATGAGACTGATCTGCTTAAAGCCAAAAAATTATGCAGTATTTTGGTATCTTTTTTTACACCAATATAGATTGCCCGGCTGCGCAGCGAGCTGGATATTGTTCGTGGGAATACAAAAGTGATGTCTGAAATGCTGACAGAAATGGTTCCTGGACAAGAGGATTCTTCAGATCTTGAGTTACTCCAGGTAATGATTTCCTAGGAAATCTGATTCTGATGCTTTCTGTGCttgagtttgggggttttttagttTTTGTTGTAGTTCACTTCAGTGCCTTGATTTTTACATAACGCATGTGGACTATGCTTGACCCCATTTAGTCTCATCATTTGATGTTCTTCATGCTTGCTGGATGCTATTGCAGCCAGTTATGTGAAATTCCTGAGATGCTCTTAGTCCTTTTTTGTGGTCTGCTTAAACTGTCACTAAGTGTATGGGATAAAATCTAAAGATCTGCAGTGAGAACTGAGGTAGTCTTTAGCTTAGTGGACACTAGGACCACAGCGGGACAGGACTGTAAATGGAACTCTAGCCTGTTTCACTGAGACAAAATGAGGTTAATCAAatccatttttcatttaaatgtgatgtttattttcagtgttaaaaaaacTTATTAAAGCTTCCAGTGGCAAGGATTCCCTGACTTCCCTTTTAAGCTTTCTCGTCCATGTAGCAGAGTTTTTTCGCAGTGTTGACTCCTTTCCAGAGGGTCAGACTGCATAATCGGAAGAGTTTTCTCTCCTGAAAAGTCTGAATCCAGTAATGCATTTGTTATCTCAAAAGAGGTAACTTCGTCAGTTGAGCTCATATCTCGGACTTTGTAGCTGCTTCCCCAGGCCAGTGATAGCTGGGGGTGCCACTGGTTGGGGAAAGGATCTGTACCAAATGTAAAATAGATGAGGAATACTCTGATCTAGCATGCCAGCTGCTGCCCTtacctttttatttgcttttccataGCTTCAGAAATAGGCTGCTGTCTTGATTCTCCAGCAGGGAGTATGGGCTCCCACAGCAGTACATTTGGAGGAAGGCAGGGAATTGCTCTCTGTGATATGTCAGTTTTGAAGTTAATCCAAAAATTGGTCTCTCCCATGCAGCAGTATTGTGTGTTTCAGAGCCATCATGGCAGCTGATGAGAGGCTTTGCAATAAAGAGCCTTTCAGTTACTGCCCATTTGGGTTGGACTGATCAAAACAAAAGAAGCTTCCAGGAAACCAAGCTGGACCAAAACAGTGCAGAAAAATTCACTTAAATTCAGAAATGACCACTAATATCTTGACAGCATAACCTTACAGCATAGCTTTAAGGTGAAAGAACTTGACCGTGAAGTGGAGTGACAGCATTGATTCTTTATTCCAGCTTGTTCCCTTCGTTGACTGATGCATCCTAAATCTGGATCACAGAGCTGGGGAGAACCCATTTTTGATGACAAAGGGTGGTTAGCCTTTTGAAAGCTGTGAGATGCGTGCTTGTATGCAAGAACTCCTTGCTTTGAGGTTTATATAGCCATCCTCTTTAAATAATTCCTGACATTTTCCCCAACAATCAAATGTAAACAGCTTGCTAGAGAGCCAACTCTGAGCAGAATAGATAGGTACTGTCAGCCCTCTCGGAATGGCAGCAAACAAACCTCTGAAATGTCACAATCTGCTTCTAAAGTGATGGGATCAAAACTGACATTGGAGAACACATTCCTCAAGCTGTTAAGGCAGCTGGATTGCACTAGGTGAAATTTATCCAGAGCTTAGGATGTCAGACCaagcaaggaaaacaaacacatttttgctTTCATCCCGAAGGTTGTGTACCAACAAGTCATCCTTGTTTAGTGCTGAATTTTTGCTCTGAAGTGGAGCTAGGGGGTGGAAGATGACAGAGGGACATGCTTTAGTTGAAATGTCAGTGCCTATTGAAGTAAAACCGTGGGCCTAATCAGTGGTGCCATGCCATATGTCACATTTCTTCTTGTAGTTCCTCCCCAGCATACCAGTTTTGACCTTTGGTCTTGAGGCCTTTCAGACCAACAGGAATGAAGAATTCTACCAAGTAATTGGTGGTGGAAGAGATGTCCTGGAAGCACAAGAACTTCTCATTCAGACAAATTTAAACCCAGATTTCTTGGCAAAAGAGACTTCTAAAATAAATCCCCTTGCTTTGTAttcttcagaattttcttctgatATGCCCCACCACCCTTATCTGCAGTCCCTTATCTGTGGACTTGTTCCGTTGAAGGGAGCATTGCTGTGTACAGTTCAGTACTGAATGAGAGGGTGCTCATCTTTACCTTTTCATACCCTTGCTCCCTGTTGCATGTTCACCCTCATCTTCTCGGTAGTTGGTAAGATTGCTGTTCCCAATCCTTCTCCTCCTGGTGTCTAGCACATATTTGACTGCCTGTGGAGCCCTGGTGAACTTTACCTTTGCTGCTTTTCCACAACATGCATCTTTAAGTTTTTAACGATGGTAAAAGAGCAGATTGAATTTTCCTTGAAATCTCTCTTCTGGAAAGTTGTTGTATTAACAGGTTTTATTCTTAAAACAGATCACTAAAATGcagatatttatttttgaagtgcTCAGAATTAAAGAAGAATCAGGACGTTGAATTGTCAATAGGCTCTCAAGGTTTTAGGCCATCATCTCTTGAAGGGCATGTTTGATTAGATGTGCTTTTGGGTGACATTTAATCATCCAAAGATAGACTTGTCTTAGCGTTTCTCAGTTGGGGGATATGTTTGGCTGTGAACAGAGCTCAACTAAATCTACTTACTGCTAGCTGCTTATCAGAATGTGTGTGCACAATGTATTCTTCTTAGGAACTGAACCGAACCTGTAGAGCTATGCAGCAGAGAATTGTGGAGCTTATCTCACGAGTGTCCAATGAAGAAGTCACAGAGGAACTGCTGCACGTGAATGATGATTTAAATAACGTCTTCCTCAGATACGAAAGGTGGGACACCTTTTCCATCAACTATTTATACTTGTTCTGGGTTTTCACATAAGTGTAAAATAGATCAGTTGACAGAACTGGCCATCTGGGCCAACAGTCCAACCTAACAAAATGCAGAGCAACCAAACCACAGAAAGCATTTACAAAGTCTTCATGTGGTGTCTTATGGTAAGTTTGGAGTTTCAGTTATTTCTTTTAATACTAAGATTTTTTTATCATAgccattgaatttttttttagggCGTATCTGTAAAATGCAGGGCATCATTTTACAAAACTCTCTGAACTAGCTGAGACTTGGGTCTGTAAGCCCCTATTGTGCAGTGTTTTACAGACGTAGAGGCTTGGGACTGAAATTAGTGTAGCTGCAGTTGTCTAGCTTCACTtcctatctccagctctgcacaaatgcttgtgctgcttcctggcTTGGGGAGGCTCCTCTGAGCTCTTTCTGCCCTCTGATCTCTGGGGTTTTTAGTTCCAGTATTGGTGCAAGGGGAGCCGGCTGAGGTACCTTAGTAAAGGTCATGTCTTAAAATCTTGGAGAAGTCTGGCTTGTGCAGAGCTGAGATtttggagagttggtctgtgggGATCGTCCCCAGGGCGGG
This region of Dromaius novaehollandiae isolate bDroNov1 chromosome 14, bDroNov1.hap1, whole genome shotgun sequence genomic DNA includes:
- the TOM1L2 gene encoding TOM1-like protein 2 isoform X1; this translates as MEFLLGNPFSTPVGQSLEKATDGSLQSEDWTLNMEICDIINETEEGPKDAIRALKKRLNGNKNYREVMLALTVLETCVKNCGHRFHVLVANRDFIDGVLVKIISPKNNPPTIVQDKVLALIQAWADAFRSSPDLTGVVHIYEELKRKGIEFPMADLDALSPIHTPQRSVPEVDPAANMHNSQSQQRMSTSSYSSPSPTAYSAPQAPALNVTGPITANSEQIARLRSELDIVRGNTKVMSEMLTEMVPGQEDSSDLELLQELNRTCRAMQQRIVELISRVSNEEVTEELLHVNDDLNNVFLRYERFERYRSGRSTQNASNGVLNEVTEDNLIDLGPGSPAVVSPMVGNSAPASSLSSQLAGLDLGTNSVSGTLSSLQHCNPRDDFDMFAQTRGSSLAEQRKNVTYEDPQAVKGLASALDVRKQNTGGRRGKGGNSDMEPIDKWLITQGMIPVAQSSVMDDIEEWLSTDLKGEEPEEGVTSEEFDKFLEERAKAAEMVPNLPSPPLEAPTPPTNSSSRKKQERSEDALFAL
- the TOM1L2 gene encoding TOM1-like protein 2 isoform X2, with translation MEFLLGNPFSTPVGQSLEKATDGSLQSEDWTLNMEICDIINETEEGPKDAIRALKKRLNGNKNYREVMLALTVLETCVKNCGHRFHVLVANRDFIDGVLVKIISPKNNPPTIVQDKVLALIQAWADAFRSSPDLTGVVHIYEELKRKGIEFPMADLDALSPIHTPQRSVPEVDPAANMHNSQSQQRMSTSSYSSPSPTAYSAPQAPALNVTGPITANSEQIARLRSELDIVRGNTKVMSEMLTEMVPGQEDSSDLELLQELNRTCRAMQQRIVELISRVSNEEVTEELLHVNDDLNNVFLRYERFERYRSGRSTQNASNGVLNEVTEDNLIDLGPGSPAVVSPMVGNSAPASSLSSQLAGLDLGTNSVSGTLSSLQHCNPRDDFDMFAQTRGSSLAEQRKNVTYEDPQAVKGLASALDVRKQNTGGIPVAQSSVMDDIEEWLSTDLKGEEPEEGVTSEEFDKFLEERAKAAEMVPNLPSPPLEAPTPPTNSSSRKKQERSEDALFAL
- the TOM1L2 gene encoding TOM1-like protein 2 isoform X3, coding for MEFLLGNPFSTPVGQSLEKATDGSLQSEDWTLNMEICDIINETEEGPKDAIRALKKRLNGNKNYREVMLALTVLETCVKNCGHRFHVLVANRDFIDGVLVKIISPKNNPPTIVQDKVLALIQAWADAFRSSPDLTGVVHIYEELKRKGIEFPMADLDALSPIHTPQRSVPEVDPAANMHNSQSQQRMSTSSYSSPSPTAYSAPQAPALNVTGPITANSEQIARLRSELDIVRGNTKVMSEMLTEMVPGQEDSSDLELLQELNRTCRAMQQRIVELISRVSNEEVTEELLHVNDDLNNVFLRYERFERYRSGRSTQNASNGVLNEVTEDNLIDLGPGSPAVVSPMVGNSAPASSLSSQLAGLDLGTNSVSGTLSSLQHCNPRDDFDMFAQTRGSSLAEQRKNVTYEDPQAVKGLASALDVRKQNTGGKGEEPEEGVTSEEFDKFLEERAKAAEMVPNLPSPPLEAPTPPTNSSSRKKQERSEDALFAL